A portion of the Mycobacterium paraseoulense genome contains these proteins:
- a CDS encoding cytochrome P450, producing the protein MTTAPTEQAESQGLLLQLLDPANRADPYRLCARFREGGALQLPDANLTVFSAYRDCDEVLRHPSSSSDNVNSTVAKRQAAAGTAPRRQGPPGFLFLDPPDHTRLRRLVSKAFAPRVVSALEPDIRSLVDGMLDRVADKGHFEVVEDFAYPLPVAVICRLLGVPLDDEPQFSRASALLAQALDPFSTITGVPADVADQRQQAGTWLREYFHDLIERRRSQPGDDLLSGLIAVEESGDQLTEEEIVSTCNLLLIAGHETTVNLIGNAVLAMLRHPAQWAALSADTGRAPAIVEETLRYDPPVQLVGRIALADMVIGGVEVPTGDVMMLLLAAAHRDPAEFDRPDSFDPDRKGLRHLGFGRGSHYCLGAPLARLEAGVALSAVTARFQNARLDGEPQYKANVTLRGLSRLPVAV; encoded by the coding sequence ATGACGACCGCGCCGACCGAGCAAGCCGAATCCCAGGGACTGCTGCTCCAACTGCTGGACCCGGCCAACCGGGCCGACCCGTATCGACTCTGTGCGCGGTTCCGCGAGGGCGGAGCGTTGCAGCTGCCCGACGCCAACCTGACCGTCTTCTCGGCCTACCGGGACTGCGACGAGGTGTTGCGGCATCCGTCGTCCAGCAGCGACAACGTCAACTCGACGGTCGCCAAGCGCCAGGCCGCGGCCGGAACGGCGCCGCGCAGGCAGGGCCCGCCGGGTTTCTTGTTCCTCGATCCGCCCGACCACACCCGGTTGCGCAGGCTGGTCAGCAAAGCGTTCGCGCCGAGGGTGGTGAGCGCGCTGGAACCCGATATCCGTTCGCTGGTCGACGGAATGCTCGATCGGGTCGCCGACAAGGGCCACTTCGAAGTCGTCGAAGATTTCGCCTATCCGCTGCCGGTGGCGGTGATCTGCCGGCTGCTCGGGGTGCCACTCGACGACGAGCCGCAATTCAGCCGCGCGTCGGCACTGCTCGCCCAGGCGCTGGACCCGTTCTCCACCATCACCGGGGTGCCGGCCGATGTCGCGGACCAACGACAACAGGCCGGGACGTGGCTGCGCGAGTACTTCCACGACCTGATCGAGCGCCGCCGTTCACAACCCGGGGACGACCTGCTCTCGGGACTGATCGCGGTGGAGGAGTCCGGAGACCAGCTGACCGAGGAAGAGATCGTCTCCACCTGCAACCTGCTTTTGATCGCCGGACACGAAACCACGGTGAATCTCATCGGGAACGCCGTCCTGGCAATGCTGCGCCATCCCGCGCAGTGGGCCGCGCTCAGTGCCGACACCGGTCGAGCGCCGGCGATCGTGGAAGAGACCTTGCGCTATGACCCCCCGGTGCAACTCGTCGGTCGAATTGCTCTCGCCGACATGGTGATTGGCGGGGTTGAGGTGCCGACGGGAGATGTCATGATGCTGCTGCTCGCCGCGGCCCACCGCGATCCGGCGGAATTCGACCGGCCCGATAGCTTCGACCCGGACCGGAAGGGGCTGCGGCACTTAGGCTTCGGCCGGGGATCCCATTACTGCCTGGGCGCGCCGCTGGCCCGGCTGGAGGCCGGCGTGGCACTGTCGGCGGTCACGGCGCGCTTCCAGAACGCGCGACTGGACGGCGAGCCGCAATACAAGGCCAACGTCACGCTGCGCGGGCTGTCGCGCCTGCCGGTCGCGGTCTGA
- a CDS encoding haloalkane dehalogenase — MQTLRTPDESFDHVPDFPYAPRYCEVPDGEGGLLRVAWVQDGPEGADPVLMLHGEPSWSFLYRKMIPVLAGAGHRVICPDLVGFGRSDKPARREDHSYARHVEWMRAVAFDVLDLRNVTLVGQDWGGLIGLRLAAEHPDRFARLVVANTGLPTGEQPMPDVWWRFREAITTAPTLRVGAFVQGGCRQPMSDDVRAGYDAPFPADEYCAGPRAMPGLVPTSPDDPAAAANKAAWATLSGSPTPMLVAFSDSDPITGPMGAIFRREMRGAQGIEHPLIRGAGHFLQEDAGEELAGHIVEFLRH; from the coding sequence ATGCAGACGTTGCGCACGCCCGACGAGTCTTTCGACCACGTGCCCGACTTTCCTTACGCCCCAAGGTATTGCGAGGTGCCCGACGGCGAAGGCGGGCTGTTGCGGGTCGCGTGGGTGCAGGACGGCCCCGAAGGGGCCGACCCGGTCCTCATGCTGCACGGCGAACCGTCGTGGTCGTTCCTGTACCGCAAGATGATTCCGGTACTTGCCGGCGCCGGACACCGGGTCATCTGCCCCGACCTGGTCGGTTTCGGTCGCTCGGACAAGCCGGCCCGCCGCGAAGACCACAGCTACGCGCGCCACGTCGAATGGATGCGCGCGGTGGCCTTCGATGTCCTCGACCTGCGAAACGTGACCCTGGTCGGCCAGGATTGGGGCGGCCTGATCGGTCTGCGCCTCGCCGCCGAACACCCCGATCGGTTCGCCCGGCTGGTTGTGGCCAACACCGGCCTGCCGACCGGCGAGCAGCCGATGCCCGACGTCTGGTGGCGCTTCCGCGAGGCCATCACGACCGCGCCGACGCTACGGGTAGGCGCGTTCGTGCAGGGCGGCTGTCGCCAACCGATGAGCGACGACGTGCGCGCGGGCTACGACGCACCGTTCCCCGCCGACGAGTACTGCGCGGGCCCGCGCGCCATGCCGGGCCTGGTGCCGACCTCACCGGACGATCCCGCGGCGGCGGCCAACAAAGCGGCGTGGGCCACATTGTCCGGGAGCCCGACGCCCATGCTGGTTGCCTTCAGCGACAGCGACCCGATCACGGGACCGATGGGGGCGATCTTCCGGCGCGAGATGCGCGGGGCGCAGGGAATCGAGCATCCCCTGATCCGCGGCGCCGGTCACTTCCTGCAAGAGGACGCCGGCGAGGAACTCGCGGGCCACATCGTCGAGTTCCTCCGTCACTGA
- a CDS encoding NUDIX domain-containing protein, giving the protein MPKLSAGVLLYRTREGVVEVLIAHPGGPFWARKDNGAWSIPKGEYTDGEDPWAAAQREFSEELGVSAPAGTRLDLGQLKQSGGKVVTAFAVHADLDVSDARSNTFELEWPRGSGTMREFPEVDRVGWFSVAEARVKLLKGQLDFLDRLMAHPELVGLREGT; this is encoded by the coding sequence ATGCCGAAGCTCAGCGCCGGTGTGCTGTTGTACCGGACCCGCGAGGGCGTCGTCGAGGTCCTGATCGCGCATCCGGGCGGCCCGTTCTGGGCGCGAAAAGACAACGGGGCCTGGTCGATTCCCAAAGGGGAGTACACCGACGGGGAGGATCCCTGGGCCGCCGCCCAACGCGAGTTCTCCGAAGAGCTCGGGGTTTCTGCGCCGGCCGGGACCCGGCTGGACCTCGGCCAGCTGAAACAGTCCGGCGGCAAGGTGGTCACCGCATTCGCCGTCCACGCCGACCTCGACGTGAGCGACGCGCGCAGCAACACCTTCGAGCTGGAGTGGCCGAGGGGGTCGGGCACCATGCGCGAGTTCCCGGAAGTCGACCGGGTGGGGTGGTTTTCGGTGGCCGAGGCGCGGGTCAAGTTGCTCAAGGGCCAGCTGGATTTTCTTGATCGATTGATGGCGCATCCCGAATTGGTGGGACTACGCGAAGGGACCTGA
- a CDS encoding WS/DGAT/MGAT family O-acyltransferase, producing the protein MDLMMPTDAIFLLGESREHPMHVGGLQLFELPSGADRDFVRNLYDRLIAQRDFQPTFRKHPATFVGGIANLGWSYDNDVDIDYHVRRSAVPSPGRIRELLELTSRWHSSLLDRHRPLWETHVIEGLKDGRFAIYTKVHHALIDGVSAQKLMQRALSTDPDDTEIRAPWSLPKSKRKSSPVSPLRAALHAAGALAALAPSTVSLARAALLEQQLTLPFGAPRTMLNVKIGGARRCAAQSWSLDRLKSVKKAAGVTVNDVVLAMCSGALRYYLLEQNALPEAPLIAMVPVSLRTEDEADAGGNLVGAILCNLGTDSDDPAQRLRTISDSMRSNKTVFSQLPRFQALALSAVNTSALALAAVPGWVSSTSPPFNIIISNVPGPTQPIYYGGARLDGNYPLSIALDGQALNITLANNAGNLDFGLVGCRRSVPHLQRLLAHLESSLKDLERSVGS; encoded by the coding sequence ATGGACCTGATGATGCCCACCGACGCGATCTTCCTATTGGGAGAGTCGCGGGAACATCCCATGCACGTCGGTGGGTTGCAGTTGTTCGAGTTGCCGAGCGGCGCCGACCGCGACTTTGTCCGCAACCTCTACGACCGGTTGATCGCGCAGCGCGATTTCCAGCCCACCTTCCGTAAGCATCCCGCGACGTTCGTCGGCGGAATCGCGAACCTGGGCTGGTCCTATGACAACGACGTCGACATCGACTACCACGTCCGGCGCTCCGCGGTGCCGTCCCCGGGGCGGATCCGTGAATTGCTCGAGCTGACGTCGCGATGGCACAGCAGTCTGCTGGATCGTCACCGCCCGCTGTGGGAGACCCACGTCATCGAGGGCCTCAAGGATGGGCGGTTCGCCATTTACACGAAGGTTCACCACGCACTGATCGACGGCGTCTCGGCGCAGAAGCTGATGCAGCGCGCGTTGTCGACGGACCCCGACGACACCGAGATCCGCGCACCGTGGAGCCTGCCGAAAAGCAAGCGCAAGAGCAGCCCGGTCAGCCCCCTGCGTGCGGCGCTGCACGCGGCGGGGGCCCTTGCGGCGCTTGCCCCTTCGACGGTTTCGCTGGCCCGCGCGGCGCTGCTCGAGCAGCAGTTGACGTTGCCCTTCGGCGCGCCGCGCACCATGTTGAACGTCAAGATCGGCGGCGCTCGCCGGTGCGCCGCCCAGTCCTGGTCGCTGGATCGCCTCAAAAGCGTCAAGAAGGCCGCCGGCGTGACCGTCAACGATGTCGTCCTGGCCATGTGCTCGGGCGCGCTGCGCTACTACCTGCTCGAGCAGAACGCCCTGCCGGAGGCCCCGCTGATCGCGATGGTCCCGGTGAGCCTGCGCACCGAGGACGAGGCCGACGCCGGGGGCAACCTCGTCGGCGCCATCCTGTGCAATCTCGGCACCGACAGCGACGATCCCGCGCAGCGACTGCGGACCATCAGCGACTCGATGCGCAGCAACAAGACGGTGTTCTCACAGTTGCCCCGCTTCCAGGCGCTCGCGCTCTCCGCGGTTAATACCTCGGCGCTGGCGCTGGCGGCGGTCCCCGGATGGGTGTCGTCCACGTCGCCGCCGTTCAACATCATCATTTCGAACGTGCCGGGGCCCACCCAGCCGATCTACTACGGGGGCGCGCGGCTCGACGGCAATTATCCGCTGTCCATCGCGCTCGACGGCCAGGCGCTGAACATCACCCTGGCCAACAATGCCGGCAATCTGGACTTCGGGCTGGTGGGATGCCGGCGCAGCGTGCCGCACCTGCAGCGCCTGCTCGCACACCTGGAGTCGTCGCTCAAGGACCTGGAACGTTCGGTCGGGTCCTGA
- a CDS encoding DUF1330 domain-containing protein yields MSHSLEPTAEQFAALAARPADAPVVMVNLLKFKTSGGRESYQRYALEVAPHLRRVGATVRYAGIAPAFVIGDDETPWWDAILVVEYPTPQAFIDMVSTPEYAQVHEHRAAALDRGDLVATSAWSLAPE; encoded by the coding sequence ATGAGCCATTCCTTGGAGCCCACCGCCGAACAGTTCGCGGCCCTGGCCGCGCGGCCCGCCGACGCGCCGGTGGTGATGGTCAACCTGTTGAAGTTCAAGACCTCGGGCGGCCGGGAGTCCTACCAGCGCTACGCGCTGGAGGTGGCGCCGCACCTGCGGCGGGTGGGCGCCACCGTCCGTTATGCGGGCATCGCGCCGGCCTTCGTGATCGGTGACGACGAAACCCCTTGGTGGGATGCGATTCTCGTTGTGGAATACCCGACGCCGCAGGCGTTCATCGACATGGTGAGCACGCCGGAGTACGCGCAAGTGCACGAACACCGCGCCGCGGCGCTTGACCGTGGCGACCTGGTCGCGACATCGGCATGGTCGCTGGCCCCCGAATAA
- a CDS encoding SDR family NAD(P)-dependent oxidoreductase, with the protein MSVLDGKVAIVTGTSRGVGVGIAHELLRAGATVVGCSRSPLDAIPGVDPDWSARASQKVCDQGDYRAIDSFVAEVVAEHGRVDILVNNAGGTVPAPHAEGIPELVQRIQGAPASDDEYERTALFHAFAVQMNLISPLWFAIRAYRQMRTQDGVGCIINISSGAGHPAGSPTLVSYGAAKSGLNHLTRSLAEEWGPKVRVNCVALGPTMTENFRSFVLPKDDPTGAKYFEAVPLRRAGEPAEVGRVCVFLAGGAADFINGTTIEHDGGMLPGVLYEAGLKTITDLL; encoded by the coding sequence ATGAGTGTCCTGGACGGCAAGGTCGCGATCGTCACCGGAACCAGCCGGGGTGTGGGTGTCGGCATCGCCCACGAACTGCTCCGCGCCGGTGCCACCGTCGTCGGCTGTTCACGCTCGCCGCTGGACGCCATTCCCGGGGTCGACCCCGATTGGTCGGCCCGGGCTTCCCAAAAGGTCTGCGACCAAGGGGACTACCGTGCGATCGACTCCTTTGTCGCCGAAGTCGTCGCCGAGCACGGCCGCGTCGACATCCTGGTGAACAACGCCGGCGGAACGGTTCCGGCGCCCCACGCGGAGGGCATTCCCGAACTGGTGCAACGCATTCAGGGGGCACCGGCGAGCGACGACGAGTATGAGCGCACCGCGTTGTTCCACGCGTTCGCGGTGCAGATGAACCTGATCAGCCCGCTCTGGTTCGCGATCCGCGCCTACCGCCAGATGCGCACCCAGGACGGCGTGGGCTGCATCATCAACATTTCCAGCGGGGCCGGGCATCCGGCCGGGTCTCCGACGTTGGTCTCCTATGGTGCGGCCAAGAGCGGCCTCAACCACCTCACCCGCTCGCTGGCCGAGGAGTGGGGTCCCAAGGTTCGGGTCAACTGCGTCGCGCTCGGACCGACGATGACCGAGAACTTCCGGTCGTTCGTGCTGCCCAAAGACGACCCAACTGGCGCAAAGTATTTCGAGGCCGTCCCGCTGCGGCGTGCGGGTGAGCCCGCGGAGGTGGGCAGGGTCTGCGTATTCCTCGCCGGCGGGGCGGCCGACTTCATCAACGGCACCACCATCGAGCACGACGGCGGCATGCTGCCCGGCGTCCTTTATGAAGCGGGCCTGAAGACCATCACCGATCTGCTCTAA
- a CDS encoding NAD(P)H-dependent amine dehydrogenase family protein: protein MSSPSKLRVIQWATGGVGKAAIACVLNHPQLELAGCWVHSADKNGVDVGRILGTGDLGVTATSDAEQILALDADCVVYSPLVPNDDEVIAILGSGKNVVTPVGWVYPDPGNPRHRAVADAAVQGGVTLHGSGIHPGGITERFPLMLTSLSSAVTHIRAEEFSDIRTYNAPDVVRHIMGFGGTPEEAMQGPMAGLLDGGFKQSVRMIADHMGFRIDPNIRTIQDVAVATAEIEYGPFPITTGAVAARRFRWQALVDGEPVITAAVNWLMGEENLDPAWDFGGRGERFEVEITGDPTVSLTFKGLQPETIAEGLVKNPGVVATANHCVNAIPDVCAAEPGIKTYLDLPLFAGRPAPDLAAS from the coding sequence ATGAGTAGTCCGTCCAAGCTCCGCGTCATCCAATGGGCGACCGGAGGCGTCGGCAAGGCGGCCATCGCGTGCGTCCTGAATCATCCGCAGTTGGAGCTGGCCGGCTGCTGGGTGCACAGCGCGGACAAGAACGGCGTGGATGTCGGCCGGATCCTTGGAACTGGCGACCTCGGTGTCACGGCCACCTCCGATGCCGAGCAGATCTTGGCGCTGGACGCCGACTGCGTCGTCTACAGCCCCCTGGTGCCCAACGACGACGAGGTCATCGCCATCCTGGGATCCGGCAAGAACGTCGTCACCCCGGTCGGCTGGGTGTACCCCGACCCCGGCAACCCGCGGCACCGGGCCGTCGCCGACGCCGCGGTCCAAGGCGGAGTGACCCTGCACGGTTCGGGGATCCACCCCGGCGGCATCACCGAACGATTCCCGCTCATGCTGACCTCGCTTTCGTCGGCGGTCACCCACATCCGCGCCGAAGAATTCTCCGACATCCGTACCTACAACGCCCCGGACGTCGTGCGCCACATCATGGGCTTCGGCGGCACTCCCGAGGAGGCGATGCAAGGACCCATGGCCGGCCTGCTGGACGGCGGCTTCAAGCAGTCGGTGCGAATGATAGCCGACCACATGGGATTTCGCATCGACCCGAACATCAGGACCATCCAGGACGTCGCCGTCGCGACCGCCGAGATCGAATACGGTCCATTCCCCATCACGACCGGAGCCGTGGCCGCACGCCGGTTCCGCTGGCAGGCCCTCGTGGACGGCGAACCGGTCATCACGGCGGCGGTCAACTGGTTGATGGGTGAGGAGAACCTGGACCCGGCCTGGGATTTCGGCGGGCGGGGCGAACGGTTCGAGGTTGAGATCACCGGTGATCCCACCGTGAGCCTCACCTTCAAGGGTCTGCAACCCGAGACGATCGCCGAAGGGCTGGTGAAGAATCCTGGCGTGGTGGCGACGGCCAATCATTGCGTCAACGCCATCCCGGATGTCTGCGCCGCCGAACCCGGCATCAAGACCTACCTCGACCTACCCCTGTTCGCGGGTCGCCCCGCTCCCGACCTCGCGGCCTCATGA
- a CDS encoding SDR family NAD(P)-dependent oxidoreductase encodes MTYSHPSSMRGHVAVVTGAAQGVGKGVAAALLERGASVLLVDIQDELLCATTGELSSVGRVEKLTADLRDPGSAQRIVAAAVDAFGTIHGLVNNAIATNEPKAFVDITTEDFALGHDVGPRATFLLMQAVHPVMVLGRGGSIVNLGSGTGTGGEPKWGGYAAAKEAIRGLSKVAALEWGRDNIRVNVICPFAESDGVKFWKSFAPKEYEKAVSRVPMKRIGDVRTDVGALVAFLLGTDSTFITGQTIHVDGGIGCFR; translated from the coding sequence ATGACCTACAGTCATCCGTCCTCGATGCGCGGCCATGTCGCGGTCGTCACCGGCGCCGCCCAAGGCGTGGGCAAGGGCGTCGCCGCCGCGCTACTGGAACGCGGCGCATCGGTCCTGCTGGTCGACATTCAAGACGAATTGCTGTGCGCGACAACCGGAGAGCTGTCGTCGGTGGGCCGCGTCGAGAAGCTGACCGCCGACCTCCGCGACCCGGGCAGCGCCCAACGCATCGTGGCGGCCGCGGTCGACGCGTTCGGTACGATCCACGGCCTGGTCAACAACGCGATCGCCACCAACGAGCCCAAGGCATTCGTCGACATCACCACCGAGGACTTCGCGCTCGGCCACGACGTCGGCCCGCGGGCGACCTTCCTGCTGATGCAGGCCGTGCACCCCGTGATGGTCCTAGGACGTGGCGGGTCGATCGTCAACCTCGGCTCCGGGACGGGCACCGGCGGCGAGCCGAAATGGGGCGGATACGCCGCCGCCAAGGAGGCCATCCGGGGCCTGTCGAAGGTCGCCGCCCTGGAGTGGGGGCGCGACAACATCCGCGTCAACGTCATCTGCCCGTTCGCCGAATCGGACGGCGTCAAGTTCTGGAAGTCGTTCGCGCCCAAGGAATACGAAAAGGCGGTGAGCCGCGTTCCAATGAAACGCATCGGCGACGTCCGCACCGACGTGGGTGCGTTGGTGGCGTTCCTGCTGGGCACCGATTCGACGTTCATCACCGGACAGACCATTCACGTCGACGGTGGGATCGGCTGCTTTCGGTGA
- a CDS encoding TetR/AcrR family transcriptional regulator, translated as MTSPARGESLRDRQRAQVRADLRRAAFRLFVDRGYDAVTTEEIAAAAGVSPRTFFRHVPTKEDLLLAPVRHGGAAIVNLLEQRPATEAPDVALINAIITRTRSFEQADTDEWREALLVAPDLLRKVTVHTPADKERAAKLIAERMGVNPDVDLRPGLLVQLAFAAADFGFQQWVRQAGRPWPLDRYVTEALQAVKSSHWKRKRA; from the coding sequence GTGACCTCCCCCGCCAGAGGCGAGTCGCTGCGCGATCGGCAACGCGCACAGGTCCGGGCCGACCTCAGGCGAGCGGCGTTCCGGCTGTTCGTCGACCGTGGCTACGACGCCGTCACAACCGAGGAGATCGCCGCCGCAGCGGGCGTTTCGCCGCGCACCTTCTTCCGGCACGTTCCGACGAAAGAGGACCTGTTACTGGCCCCCGTCCGGCATGGCGGCGCCGCGATCGTCAACCTGCTCGAGCAGCGGCCCGCGACCGAAGCGCCGGATGTCGCGTTGATCAACGCCATCATCACGCGGACCCGGTCCTTCGAGCAGGCCGACACCGACGAGTGGCGAGAAGCTCTGCTGGTGGCCCCCGATCTGCTCCGCAAGGTCACCGTCCACACGCCCGCGGACAAGGAGCGGGCGGCCAAGCTGATCGCCGAGCGGATGGGCGTCAACCCCGACGTCGACCTCCGTCCCGGACTCTTGGTCCAACTCGCGTTCGCCGCCGCGGATTTCGGGTTCCAGCAATGGGTGCGCCAGGCCGGTCGCCCCTGGCCGCTGGATCGCTACGTGACCGAAGCCCTGCAAGCGGTCAAGAGCTCGCACTGGAAGCGGAAGCGGGCCTGA
- a CDS encoding D-2-hydroxyacid dehydrogenase family protein has translation MPRVAILDDYAGVALRLADWSTVQNRSRVSVFDRHLSEDDAAEALRPFDVICTMRERMALPRTLIERLPNLKLITIVGSSLPSLDMAAATERGILVAHTDFTHSRFRSVHDATPELAWGLLIATVRNLAEEHRRMRDGGWQVTTGLTLSGKTLGLLGLGRLGRRMAGYAKAFGMEVIAWSQNLTSDAAAVVGARRVEKAALFEQSDVVSIHVVLSERTRGLVGEPELSLMQPHAYLINTSRGPIVDEAALLDALETGRLAGAGLDVYDIEPLPPDHPLRQLPNVTLSPHLGYVTREMLGAFYSDTVEAVSAWLDGAPIRIANPEASRA, from the coding sequence GTGCCCCGGGTGGCGATCCTCGACGACTATGCCGGTGTGGCTTTGCGGCTTGCGGACTGGTCGACGGTGCAAAATCGTTCCCGTGTTTCCGTTTTCGATCGGCACCTGTCCGAGGACGACGCCGCCGAGGCGCTGCGGCCATTCGACGTGATCTGCACCATGCGCGAGCGGATGGCGTTGCCGCGAACGCTGATCGAGCGGCTGCCGAACCTGAAGCTGATCACCATCGTCGGCAGCAGCCTGCCCAGCCTGGACATGGCCGCCGCCACCGAGCGGGGGATCCTGGTCGCCCACACCGACTTCACCCATTCACGATTCCGCTCCGTGCACGACGCCACGCCGGAACTGGCCTGGGGATTGCTGATCGCCACGGTGCGCAACCTGGCCGAAGAACACCGACGCATGCGGGACGGCGGCTGGCAGGTGACGACGGGGCTCACGCTGTCCGGAAAGACGCTCGGGCTGCTTGGCCTCGGGCGGTTGGGCAGGCGGATGGCCGGATACGCGAAAGCCTTTGGCATGGAGGTCATCGCGTGGAGCCAGAATCTCACCTCGGATGCGGCCGCGGTGGTCGGCGCGCGCCGAGTGGAGAAGGCGGCGTTGTTCGAGCAGTCGGACGTGGTCTCCATCCACGTGGTGCTCTCGGAACGCACGCGCGGCCTGGTCGGCGAACCGGAGCTGTCCCTGATGCAGCCGCACGCGTACCTGATCAACACGTCGCGGGGACCGATCGTCGACGAGGCCGCCCTGCTCGATGCGCTCGAAACCGGCCGCCTCGCCGGGGCCGGGCTCGACGTCTACGACATCGAACCGCTGCCGCCGGACCACCCCTTGCGGCAGCTCCCGAACGTCACGCTGTCTCCACACCTGGGATACGTCACCCGCGAAATGCTCGGTGCCTTCTACTCCGACACGGTGGAGGCGGTGAGCGCCTGGCTGGACGGGGCGCCGATCCGGATCGCCAATCCCGAGGCGTCCCGGGCTTGA
- a CDS encoding LLM class flavin-dependent oxidoreductase produces MLLTVLRFNFASPHGEPRTQGALLSAALELAQWGESHGITSISVDEHHATGHGWSCNPIMAAAMFLARTSTLIASVDCALGPLWNPVRLAEDIALVDNMSRGRLHTTVGLGYRTVEYDTLGADFARRGALMDSLLARMLSVWSGADADAGICAGTWTRPHPPLYVGGGARATARRAVRFRLPLSLADHLPDIAAYYRELCADAGMTPLILMPGPVNRGMIFLHEDPDRAWAELGDHILWEAVTYGGWSTDQRSLMHLPGVQTLDEVRASGRYRFLTPDELIAEVRDADNYGPLVMHPLVGGMPADEAWKSVQLLTDKVLPALTQRRSTSKSHS; encoded by the coding sequence GTGTTGCTGACGGTGTTGCGCTTCAACTTCGCCTCCCCGCACGGCGAACCACGCACGCAGGGCGCGCTGTTGTCGGCCGCCCTCGAACTGGCGCAGTGGGGCGAGTCGCATGGCATCACCTCCATCAGCGTCGACGAGCATCACGCGACCGGACACGGGTGGAGCTGCAATCCCATCATGGCTGCGGCGATGTTCTTGGCCCGAACTTCGACTCTGATAGCCAGCGTGGACTGCGCGCTCGGCCCGTTGTGGAATCCGGTGCGGCTCGCCGAGGACATTGCGCTCGTCGACAACATGAGCCGGGGACGGCTGCACACCACGGTCGGCCTCGGTTACCGGACTGTCGAATATGACACTCTGGGAGCCGATTTCGCGCGGCGGGGCGCGCTCATGGACAGCCTGCTCGCGAGAATGCTGTCGGTGTGGTCCGGCGCCGATGCCGACGCGGGAATCTGCGCGGGCACCTGGACCCGACCCCATCCTCCGCTGTATGTCGGCGGGGGCGCCCGCGCCACGGCCCGACGGGCGGTACGATTCCGGCTGCCGCTCAGCCTGGCCGACCACCTGCCCGACATCGCGGCCTACTACCGCGAGTTGTGTGCCGACGCCGGGATGACGCCGCTCATCCTCATGCCGGGGCCGGTCAACCGCGGGATGATATTCCTGCACGAGGATCCCGACCGCGCATGGGCGGAACTCGGTGACCACATCCTCTGGGAGGCAGTCACTTACGGCGGATGGTCAACCGACCAGCGGTCCCTCATGCATTTGCCCGGCGTGCAAACGCTGGATGAGGTCAGGGCGTCGGGCCGGTACCGCTTCCTGACTCCCGACGAGTTGATCGCCGAGGTGCGCGACGCCGACAACTACGGGCCGCTGGTGATGCACCCCCTCGTCGGCGGCATGCCCGCCGACGAAGCGTGGAAGTCGGTCCAGTTGCTCACCGACAAGGTGTTGCCCGCACTGACTCAGAGGAGATCCACATCCAAGTCTCACTCGTGA
- a CDS encoding VOC family protein — protein MAIALRPEDFYHTGIVVPDLDAAMARLSALAGYRWITPMSYTLPFRTATGVRELTSTVVYSLQSPHLELVQEVPGSPWTAAPGNAVHHLGYFSDNLAESGRALESNGFTLEMTAAVPGSELGLFAYYTDAFGARIEIVDRALFPDFPAFLQSMAAPREA, from the coding sequence ATGGCGATTGCGTTGCGACCCGAGGATTTCTACCACACCGGTATCGTCGTGCCCGACCTCGACGCGGCGATGGCCAGGCTGAGCGCGCTGGCCGGTTACCGGTGGATCACCCCGATGAGCTACACCCTGCCGTTCCGCACCGCGACCGGCGTCCGCGAATTGACCTCGACGGTCGTCTACTCCTTGCAGAGCCCGCACCTCGAATTGGTGCAAGAGGTGCCCGGAAGCCCGTGGACGGCCGCCCCGGGCAACGCGGTCCACCACCTCGGCTACTTCAGTGACAACCTGGCCGAGAGCGGCCGGGCGCTGGAGTCCAACGGCTTCACCCTCGAGATGACCGCGGCAGTGCCCGGCTCAGAGCTTGGGCTGTTTGCGTACTACACGGACGCTTTCGGTGCCCGCATCGAGATCGTCGACCGCGCGTTGTTTCCCGACTTTCCCGCCTTTCTCCAGTCGATGGCCGCACCACGGGAGGCGTGA